In one window of Nicotiana tabacum cultivar K326 chromosome 12, ASM71507v2, whole genome shotgun sequence DNA:
- the LOC107826818 gene encoding uncharacterized protein LOC107826818 — MGNCGRNGGVRQYIRSKVPRLRWTPDLHHCFLHAIEKLGGQDKATPKLVLQMMDVRGLTISHVKSHLQMYRSMKSEVNRQDRSSTQAKKQSLESHDCHQQEDGCVEQQKLLVYPPSFNSMERSDSPYFNSIQATKRARIETTSCSQRIREAVANQYTKDEYIHSIADKSVVTEWQQTSERERETAHPALCNTTHFSLPQDFFQSFNPQVQESEFFKAAKQQDSKRESTKKCKFLGTRKIESAGGEEEEEEDDDCRLSLSLSLHHPSTQRSNTSSTISEISEAISSYSGSNLNHHEYHWLSSSEKHRVVNLDLSIALCSK, encoded by the exons ATGGGAAATTGTGGAAGAAATGGTGGAGTGAGACAATATATAAGATCAAAAGTACCTCGTTTGAGATGGACACCTGATCTTCATCATTGTTTTCTTCATGCTATTGAAAAACTTGGTGGCCAAGATA AGGCTACTCCTAAGCTTGTTCTTCAAATGATGGATGTAAGAGGACTTACTATTTCTCATGTCAAAAGCCATCTTCAG ATGTACAGGAGCATGAAAAGTGAAGTCAACAGGCAAG ATAGAAGCAGCACTCAGGCAAAAAAACAGTCCCTAGAAAGTCATGATTGTCATCAACAAGAAGATGGGTGTGTAGAGCAACAGAAGCTTCTGGTTTACCCTCCATCTTTTAATTCCATGGAAAGATCAGATTCTCCTTACTTTAACAGTATACAAGCCACAAAAAG AGCTAGAATCGAGACCACAAGCTGCAGCCAGAGAATACGTGAAGCAGTGGCCAATCAGTACACTAAAGATGAATACATCCATAGTATTGCTGATAAAAGTGTGGTAACAGAATGGCAACAAACCagtgaaagagaaagagaaacagCTCATCCTGCTTTGTGCAACACTACTCATTTCTCTCTGCCACAAGATTTCTTTCAAAGTTTTAATCCTCAAGTTCAAGAATCTGAATTTTTCAAG GCGGCCAAGCAACAAGATTCAAAACGGGAATCAACAAAGAAGTGCAAATTCCTGGGCACGAGGAAAATAGAAAGTgcaggaggagaagaagaagaagaagaagacgacgatTGTAGATTATCGTTGTCTCTCTCATTGCACCATCCTTCAACTCAAAGAAGCAACACTTCGTCCACAATAAGTGAGATTAGTGAGGCAATCTCTTCGTACTCGGGTTCTAACCTGAATCATCACGAGTACCACTGGCTTTCTTCGTCTGAAAAGCATAGAGTTGTTAATCTTGATCTGTCTATTGCCTTGTGTAGTAAGTAG